Genomic DNA from Halomonas sp. BDJS001:
AAGTTAAATTAATTCAAGATGGAGCCCCTTTCGAAAGATGCTAGCTTAATCTCTGGTCGCAGCTTGGCTCGGCCACTCTTCTTTTGAATGTATTATAAGTCGCTCAATATTACGCTTTATATGAACTTGAACCATAGGAGATCTGCTGATGAATTCAGCAAAAAAACGGCCAGCTGCTTCATTCTTTCATTTTGGTTGTCGTAGTTCCCTGCTGCTATTCCTTACTGCTATCATATTGCCGCTTTCGGCGCATGCCACCGAATGCGGTTGGCTGGAAACGAATCAGCTTGACCAAGCTTTTCCACAGTATGCACCGTGGCATGTCATGACTGGTGGACAAATTGGAAGCTGCCGGTTCCTCAGCCGCAGTGATCGCGCTCCAAACGTGTTTACCGCCAACCAGATGATCCATGAATCCGAACAAGCAGCTGCCGACTTCATTGCTACTCTACGACCAGAAATGGCGGCTTCATATGATGTGATGGATGCACCGGCTATCGGTGTCCAGGGCTTTCACTATCTGCCCACTGAGCGCGCCAGCGAAGCAGCTAGCCGAAACGTGGGGTTCGCCGGCCATAAAGGTCGGGTCACTGCTTTGGGCAACTTGGCTCTGCAAGATGCGGTTTCTTCACAGGCTCGCGAAGCCGGAGATTCTCTGATCCAGGCCGCGCTGGCCGTTGCCGATAATCCTGAAATACTGGCAGCCGCCTCAGATTGTCGTTGGTTTAATGACCCGTTGCTTAACCGCATGCTACCAGCCGGTGATGTCACACAGAATGTTATGGGGGAAAACAGTTGCTTTGCCACTGACTCTGACAATGCCCTTCTGACTGTTTCTATCCAGCCCGCCTCTGAAGCGTTCCAACACCCCTCTACTGATGATTGTACAATCGAGAAACTTGACCAATTAGGTGATCATGCAAGCTTGAGCTACTCATGTAGTAGCGGTCAACCTAGGGCCAACGTCCAACTGACCATCGGAAATTACATGATCAACTATGACCTAATACCCAAGCAAGAGCCCAGTCTGGAACAACGGCAAGCTTTGGTCGAACTCGCCGATTGGGCGCAACAGTCCAACAGTAGGCGCTGATCAAAAAAACGAGTCTTAGGCTATCAAGAGAGATTCACAATCAGGGGGCGCTTTGGGTGCTTTGTTTAATCCAACCACTGCCAGGGCGGTGCGTCCAGCCACCCCTGGCCCAGGATGGTCGTCTCGCCAAACGCTTTATCTCGGGATCGAACTGAAACATGGACGGATCCCCGTGGCCCGCAAACCCCTGAGGTGCTGGCATCCCCAATGAAATGGCGTAACCAAACTCCTCACCAACAAACCCCAGCCCAAGACGGGTATTGCTTTTCCTGGCGGTGCCCTCAATGGGGGCAGATCCATCCCTAATGCTGTTGGTGAGCTTTTCCGGGCCCGCCCAGAAGGTGTAATCAAGCCCGCCTTCCTGAGCAATTGACGCGATCAGGTTGCCTTTGGCGGTGTCTGCCAGTAACCGCAGCGATTTGTACAGATTGGATTTGCCACACCCGTTTGGCCCGGTCACCACATTGAGGCCCGACAGAGGAGAGACAACGTTTTTCAGACTCCGGTAGTTGAAAACGGCAAAGGCGTTGATCATAAGCTCTAAGTGGTTGAGGGCGAGCCGCTTCGAGCAGCTTGAAGATGTCAGTTTAACCTTCAGTACACCCCGTATGGAAAGATCACTATTGTCCGCGAGGTGGTGGACAGTGGCTCATCAATAAAATTGCGTATCGAATCGATGGCGCGCCTAACCTGCGGATATTTGCCTTCTTCCCATACGAATTTTCTGAAGAGAGTGTTTTTAAGGGGTTACTTCTTCTCATTAGGTCAGGTTGAAAAATATATGACGACTAATGCCCCTCCGCCTGCAACTCCCATGATATTGGTGAACTCTACTATCTCATTCTCGATATCACTCAGTAGTCAAGCAGTCGTACTTTTTGATTTTATTTTGGAGAAAATTAAGGAGTTAGTGCTAGCTTCAGTGCTGAAAACGGCAATGACGTTTTCAACTGTTTCTGTAGTAAGAGAGATCATGGGTAAAGCTAAAAAACAGTTAACCTTATTATCATGCGTAACGCAAAACGCTGTGCATGACTTAACGTCCACGGCGTTTCCGGTAGCCAAACATTTGGCATAACACCTTACCTTTTAATGATCGGGCAGGCTGTGCGGTGTATAACGAGTTGCACTATTATTCCAAGTATTGCAATCATTTAGCTGTTTAAGGCAAACCCCGGCAGCACTGCCTCGGCCTCGATAGCGATTAGCCACTCCGGTTCGGCAAGACCGTACACTATTAACCAGGTGGCCGCGGGTGGTGCGATAGGGAATCGGTGCTTCAACGCCTCCATCACCACCTGCTGTTCATACCGCACGGATTCAGCTAAGTAGATTCGTAGCATTACCACCCGCGTGAGATCGCCCCCAAGACTTGTTAGTAACCGTTCGACATTGCCAAGTGCTGCCTGGGTTTGCTCGGGCAAATCTGGGCCGGCTAAATGACCCTCGGTGTCGACGCCCACCTGGCTAGACATCAGCACCCGGGTGCCACCTTGTACCAAAACAGCCTGACTGTGCCCTTCAGCGAGGGTGTCTGGCAGGTTGGGCGGATTTAGGGGCTTGCGCCTTAATATTTGCATGACCACCTCATTGGTAAGTTGCGTACGATGACGATCCCTCTATTAACTGTGCTGAATACGGTGCTGACTGTTTTTATGGGGGCTGTTTTCACGGGCGCTGTCGTTTCCGTTACTGTTTTTAAGGACACCGTTTTCTCTGCATAGCGTCATGGTCAAGCCGGGATGGGCGTTATGGGCGGTCAACGTCCAACCGTGTGCCAAAGCGATTTCCTGGCAGATGGCCAGCCCCAAACCAGCGCCGTGGTCGCGCCGATGGGCACCTCGCCAAAAACGCGAGAACAGCAGGGATAGCTGTTCTGGCTCGACGCTAGGCCCCCGGTCTAGCACGGTAATCGTATTTCCCTGGATCTCCATGCTGACGAGAGTCTGCTCAGGGGCATGCTGGATAGCGTTCTCCAGCAAATTCTTGAGCAGGGTGAAACACGCACCGCGATCAGCCTTCCATGTCACTTCTTGATTCGCGGAAAGTACTGTTAAATGCACGTCGGCCGAACCGTTGCGGCAATTACCAGCAGTGTGATACTCAGCACCATGCCCGCCACATAGGCTAATAGCACTTTCAGCCTCAGGCTATTTAGCGTCATCCGCTTGACGAAGCGCATACCCCATCCCCCTGACGTTGGCAATTCGCTGGCGCGAGCCGATAGCCAGCAGCTTACGGCGTAAACGGTGCAGGGCGACATCCAGTGCATTCGGTGTTACTGCCTCACTTAGCCCCCAGGCCGCCGCCTCCAGCGCGCTGCGGCGGACTACTTCATCGTGCTTGTAGAGGAGTAGTTGCATAATATGCAGCTCCGCCGGGGCAAGAGTAATGCTCTTGTCTCCGCTAAACAGGACGCCGCTTTCCGTATGCAGTCTCAGGTCGCCGTGAATGGGGTCGATTGAGTGGAATTCCGCAGGGCGGCGTAGCAAAGCACGGACTCGTGCCACCATCTCATCCATGGCAAACGGCTTGGGAAGATAGTCGTCGGCACCGGCTTCGAGGCCTTCTAGCCTGTCATGCAGCGCATCGCGTGCCGTTAACACCAGACAGGGCACGCTAAGGCCCGCGTTGCGCAACTTCTTGAGCAATAGCAGCCCATCACCATCCGGCAAGCCGCGATCGAGCACCAGTGCTTGATAGGATATTTGCTGAATGGCAGCCCACGCTAGGTCAATGCGATCAACCATATCAACGGCGATGCCAGCGTTCACTAGCCCTTGGTGCATTAGCTGGGCTAGGCGGTCATGATCCTCAATCAGCAGTACTCGGCTCATTAGAAGTGGTAAAGATAACCAAGAAACACACTATTTTCGGTTGAGCGATCTACCAGCGGACTATCCTTGATTTCGTCTGCCAGACTCGTTACCTCAACCCCCATAAGTACGGAGTGATGCTGATTGAAGCGGTAGACGCCGCTCACCCCCGCCTCGATACTGATAGCCGATTCCCCTGCATAGGCAGGGCGGTCAAAGCGAACCTCGCTGTTGCGAACGCCGAAATAGTAATCGACGCTCTCCTTATCCTGCCAGGATGCTCCTAAGCGCGGGGTCAGCAGCACATGCTCACCGAATTGCCACGTCCTCTCCAAGCCGACATTGATGCGATGCCCATCGCTGTTGTCCGATACATCGGTGAGCCACTTGGCACTAACATTAACGATATCGCTGCTCCACTCCACCGTTGCCCCCGCCCAGAAGCCCCCCTTGCGCTCACTCATGCCGTTGAGAATCGCGGCGTCTCCTTGTTCGTAGCCGCTACCATCGTACTGGGCGACGATACCAAAATTGAGCTGTTGAGAGGTACTGATATCAAGCTTCGGTAGTTTGAATTCGACTTCAGGCCCAAAAACACGAATGTATCGGTTCTCGACCAGCAGTAAGGGCACTGGAGTGTTGTCACGATCAATACCGGCATAGGGCTTCTGCTGGCTCATTACGCCGAGGCCTAGCCCCCAAGAAGTGCCGTTTAAATTCGATTCATCAGCGATTACCAATGGAGATGCAAAAACAGCACCACTGAGCAATGCGGCGGCTACCAGCTTTCTGGTGGTTAGGTGGCCGTTCAGTAATAGCGTCTGATGAGAACCCATGGTGGCACTCCTAGCATGTTTATAAGGAAAAGTGATAGGACAGTGGCATCATCAGGAGACTTATCTTACGCGTTTCTTACTGGTACCAGATTAATTTAAAACGTTTTATCAGTAAGAAACGAGAGAGGGAGGTAGGTCGATAGTTGTTTAACAAACATTCATGATGTCACTTTTTCATCAATAAGATGAACAATTTGAGACAGGCCATGATTATGTCATCTCCAACCGGAAAGATATGTCTCGTAAATTAGTGCCTTGGGCGCGGGCGCTGTCGTAATGGTGAGCCCGTGGTCGGCTTCGAGATGCCCCGTGTCGAGGATGCGGTGAGGTGGATGTAACCGATAGCGTACAGTCTGCGCTCGCGGGATTGCAGGCTGGTGAATTGATGTCGTCGACGCTTTTAAGCCTGTTGGTGATTCCGGTTATTTACAGTGGCATTGACGATTTTTTGAATTGGCCTAGACGCTTGACGACTAACCGGGGAGTGATAGCAGTGGCCGGGATTAATTAACATTGAGGCTCAATCGAGGAGGGCCAATAATGCGATCAGAAAAAGACAAAATGATAGCAGGCGAGCTCTATAACCCTGCTGATCCGACCTTGCTAAAAGAGCGTGAAGAGACAAGGCGAAAAGTGAGATTATATAATCAAATTTTGGAAACTGACGCTCAGAGATTGGCAGCTTTAAAAGCGTTGTTTGGATCGACGGGAGAACACCTCTATGTCGAACCCAACTTACGCGTGGATTATGGGTATAACCTACATGTGGGCGAAAACTTTTTCGCCAACTTCGACTGCACTCTGCTGGATGTTTGTGAAATACGCTTTGGTGATAACTGCATGCTTGGGCCGAATGTGCAGATTTATACGGCCACGCATCCCCTTGACCCCCATGAACGCAATGCGGGTAGAGAGTACGCAAAACCGATTTTTTTTGGCGATAACGTCTGGATTGGTGGCGGCGCCATCATTAACCCAGGCGTTAGAGTAGGCAATAACGTGGTCATAGCGTCGGGCGCCGTTGTAACCAAGGATGTACCCGATAATGTGGTGGTAGGCGGTAATCCTGCTCGCATAATTAAAAATATTGCAATTAAGGGTGAGTAATCGTTAGCTTGTGTTGAAGTAAGGGCTTATCTTCTATCCTTTATTCGCTCTGAGCATGGTTGGCAGATGTAAATGGGCACATGCACTGCGGCCATCAGCAAACAGTGCATGTGCGAGTGAGAAGGTTAGAGGATGGGGGAACTCACATCTTGCTGAGCAACTCGACCGCCTGATCGAAGTGGCCGTCACGCTCCGCCCAGCGCAGGAAGTTGACGTTTTCCACCAGGATTTCCCTGGGCGTGGGCTTTTCTTGGAACAGCGTCATGACTTCGTCGATAAATTCATCGAGCGGCATATAGCCTTCGCGGGTCGACTGGCCGGGGGTCAGCTCGGTCTGCACGGCGGGAGGCGCCAGCTCGATAAGCTCGACCTTGCCCTTGAGCTGCTCGCGAAGCGAAATCGTATAGGAGTGAATGGCCGCCTTGGTGGCGTTGTAGGTAGGCGTGCCGCTCAACGGCACAAACGCCAAGCCGGAGGATACGTTGACGATCGCCGCGTCGGGCTGGCTCACCAGGTGGTCGGTCAGTGCATTGGTCAGCCGGATTGGCCCGAGCAGGTTGGTGACGACCGTCTGTTCGGCATCCATGAGGTCATGGGTACGGGTCAAGTCCTCGCGGCGCATGATGCCGGCATTATTGATCAATACATTGAGGCTGGGATGTTCGGCGATGACCCGCTCAGCAAAGGCACTGATGGAATTCGGGTCTTCGACGTCGACGACCATCGCGTGCATATTTTGCTGGCCCGCAATGGTTTCCTGCAGCGTCTCTATGTGGCGACCGGCAACGATCACAGTGTTGCCCAGCGCGTTGAAGCGTTGGGCAAGTTCACGGCCAATGCCTGATCCACCACCGGTGATGAGCATAGTATTGCCTGATGTTTTCACTTTTAAACCCTCCATCTAACGAAATAACTCTGTAGGGCCCAGCCATTGAGGCGTTTACGGTAATGGCTGAGTCATCCTAGTGTTAACCATTCGGTGATAGCGGGGCTTGCCAAGCCTTGCGCAAAACTTGCCTGATCCTGCAGGCGTGGAGAACGCCTTAATCAACCATGCTAACGTTGAGATGGGATATGGAGGAATGCATATGAACTCACTCAAACAGGCGGTTCAAACCTATGCCACATACCACGCCAATCAGGATGGCTTGGTGGCAACCCCAGTGTCAGGGCTTAGCATGATGTGCGTCGAAACCCCTGCCGGTGATTTGCAATCGATATACAAGCCGTTGGTTTGCTTGGTATTGCAAGGGGCAAAACGAATGGCGGTCGGGCGCCAGAGCCGAGTGGTAGCGGCCGGAGAGTCGGCGATCGTGAGCGCCGATATGCCGGTCGTCGGGCGGATTATCCAAGCCAGCCAGGACGAGCCGTATCTGGCTGTTGCGATTGAACTGGATCGAAGGATCCTGCGCGAGCTTACCGCACACATGGGAAGCGCTCGCGCCCAGCGCCCATCCGAGATGCAGACGCTATTCGCCGAAGACACCGAAGCCGAGTTGATTGACTGCGCATCCCGGCTGATGAAACTCCTGGATCGCCCTGATTCCGCGCCGCTTCTGCACCCCGGTATCCTGCAGGAGCTGCATTATTGGCTGCTCTCGGGGCCTCATGGCAATGCGCTGCGCGACATCGCCGATCCGGATAGCTACGCGAGCCGCCTCGCCGCCGCTATCGAGATCCTCAGAGCGAACTACACGTCACGCGTGCCGGTGGAACAGCTGGCGACTGAGGCAGGCATGAGTCTTAGCTCTTTTCATAAGCACTTCAAGCACATGACGTCGCTAACACCGGGCCAATACCAGCAGCGGCTGCGCTTGATCGAAGCGCGCCGCCTGATGCTTGACGAAGGTGTTACCGCGAGCAACGCCGCCTTTGAAGTGGGCTATGAAAGTGTCTCTCAATTCACTCGCGAATACGGTCGCCTTTTCAAGGTGCCACCGAAGCGTGACGCGCTGCGCTTGCAGAAAGCTATCGAGGTCACTACCGGCGCCGCAGTGGTATCGCAGCGAGTAGGCGCTTAAGAGAGAGGTAGTACATAGAGAGAACGGCTTATTAAGTCATTTCATCCAGGTCGGCAGACAAGGCTATGTCTTTATACGCTTCGAGTGACTCACTCCGCTCTTTTAGCGCATGGCTTATGGAGTCATAGGCGGTGCTGCCTAACGTAATACGCAGTGGTGGGTTCGGCATGTCGGTTATTTTAACGATGGCATCAACGGTATTGCCTGCATCGCCTTTAATAGCCAAGGTGCCTGAAGCCAGTGCTCTACGCAGCTCTCCTGCAGGGGTATTTTCGTAGATCGGCATCGTGGGTGTGCGATCCAGCCCCTCAGCAAAGTTTGTAGCAGTGGGGCCCGGCTCGGCGATAATGAAATCAATACCAAAAGGCGCGACCTCCTTCGCCACGGACTCGACGAACCCCTCGATGCCCCACTTCGTGGCGTGATAAAGGCTGAA
This window encodes:
- a CDS encoding SDR family oxidoreductase; protein product: MKTSGNTMLITGGGSGIGRELAQRFNALGNTVIVAGRHIETLQETIAGQQNMHAMVVDVEDPNSISAFAERVIAEHPSLNVLINNAGIMRREDLTRTHDLMDAEQTVVTNLLGPIRLTNALTDHLVSQPDAAIVNVSSGLAFVPLSGTPTYNATKAAIHSYTISLREQLKGKVELIELAPPAVQTELTPGQSTREGYMPLDEFIDEVMTLFQEKPTPREILVENVNFLRWAERDGHFDQAVELLSKM
- a CDS encoding Rid family hydrolase, yielding MQILRRKPLNPPNLPDTLAEGHSQAVLVQGGTRVLMSSQVGVDTEGHLAGPDLPEQTQAALGNVERLLTSLGGDLTRVVMLRIYLAESVRYEQQVVMEALKHRFPIAPPAATWLIVYGLAEPEWLIAIEAEAVLPGFALNS
- a CDS encoding MipA/OmpV family protein, which codes for MGSHQTLLLNGHLTTRKLVAAALLSGAVFASPLVIADESNLNGTSWGLGLGVMSQQKPYAGIDRDNTPVPLLLVENRYIRVFGPEVEFKLPKLDISTSQQLNFGIVAQYDGSGYEQGDAAILNGMSERKGGFWAGATVEWSSDIVNVSAKWLTDVSDNSDGHRINVGLERTWQFGEHVLLTPRLGASWQDKESVDYYFGVRNSEVRFDRPAYAGESAISIEAGVSGVYRFNQHHSVLMGVEVTSLADEIKDSPLVDRSTENSVFLGYLYHF
- a CDS encoding AAA family ATPase, which translates into the protein MINAFAVFNYRSLKNVVSPLSGLNVVTGPNGCGKSNLYKSLRLLADTAKGNLIASIAQEGGLDYTFWAGPEKLTNSIRDGSAPIEGTARKSNTRLGLGFVGEEFGYAISLGMPAPQGFAGHGDPSMFQFDPEIKRLARRPSWARGGWTHRPGSGWIKQSTQSAP
- a CDS encoding response regulator transcription factor, encoding MSRVLLIEDHDRLAQLMHQGLVNAGIAVDMVDRIDLAWAAIQQISYQALVLDRGLPDGDGLLLLKKLRNAGLSVPCLVLTARDALHDRLEGLEAGADDYLPKPFAMDEMVARVRALLRRPAEFHSIDPIHGDLRLHTESGVLFSGDKSITLAPAELHIMQLLLYKHDEVVRRSALEAAAWGLSEAVTPNALDVALHRLRRKLLAIGSRQRIANVRGMGYALRQADDAK
- a CDS encoding sugar O-acetyltransferase — protein: MRSEKDKMIAGELYNPADPTLLKEREETRRKVRLYNQILETDAQRLAALKALFGSTGEHLYVEPNLRVDYGYNLHVGENFFANFDCTLLDVCEIRFGDNCMLGPNVQIYTATHPLDPHERNAGREYAKPIFFGDNVWIGGGAIINPGVRVGNNVVIASGAVVTKDVPDNVVVGGNPARIIKNIAIKGE
- a CDS encoding sensor histidine kinase produces the protein MHLTVLSANQEVTWKADRGACFTLLKNLLENAIQHAPEQTLVSMEIQGNTITVLDRGPSVEPEQLSLLFSRFWRGAHRRDHGAGLGLAICQEIALAHGWTLTAHNAHPGLTMTLCRENGVLKNSNGNDSARENSPHKNSQHRIQHS
- a CDS encoding AraC family transcriptional regulator yields the protein MNSLKQAVQTYATYHANQDGLVATPVSGLSMMCVETPAGDLQSIYKPLVCLVLQGAKRMAVGRQSRVVAAGESAIVSADMPVVGRIIQASQDEPYLAVAIELDRRILRELTAHMGSARAQRPSEMQTLFAEDTEAELIDCASRLMKLLDRPDSAPLLHPGILQELHYWLLSGPHGNALRDIADPDSYASRLAAAIEILRANYTSRVPVEQLATEAGMSLSSFHKHFKHMTSLTPGQYQQRLRLIEARRLMLDEGVTASNAAFEVGYESVSQFTREYGRLFKVPPKRDALRLQKAIEVTTGAAVVSQRVGA